The DNA window CTGTTTTACTCCTACTTTACTCTTATTTAACCCCTCTTTTACTCCTCTTCTACATTTATTTTACCCCTTTTTTACTCCTCTTTTACCCTTGTTTTACTCCTGTTTTGCCCCTCTTTCACTCCTATTTTACTCATCTCTAACTCGTCTTTTActcctgttttcctgctcttttacTCCTCTTTTACTCCTTTTTTACCCGTGTTTTACTTCTGCTTTACTCCTACTTTACTCTTATTTAACCCCTCTTTTACTCCTCTTCTACATTTATTTTACTCCAATTTTACCCCACTTTTACTCCTCTTTTACTCCTATTTTACTCATNNNNNNNNNNNNNNNNNNNNNNNNNNNNNNNNNNNNNNNNNNNNNNNNNNNNNNNNNNNNNNNNNNNNNNNNNNNNNNNNNNNNNNNNNNNNNNNNNNNNNNNNNNNNNNNNNNNNNNNNNNNNNNNNNNNNNNNNNNNNNNNNNNNNNNNNNNNNNNNNNNNNNNNNNNNNNNNNNNNNNNNNNNNNNNNNNNNNNNNNTGTCTGATCCATGGATGTCCCCGGGAATGGGATTAGGAATGTTGGGAGGGGGGGGATCTGATCCATGGATATTCCTGGGAATGACTGAGTGGGATTTGGAATGTTGGGGGTGGATCTGatccatgttttttttctgggaatggctggaatgggattgggaatgtgggGGGGGAGGCAGGAACTGATCCGTGGATGTCCctggaatgggattgggaatgttgggaaggGCGGGTCTGatccatgttttttttctgggaatggctggaatGGATTGGGAATGTTGGGGCGTGGGGGATAATCCATGTCTTTTTTCATGGAATGGctggaatgggattgggaatgtcGGGAAGCGGGGGGGATCTGGTCCATGGATATTCCTGGAATGGCTGGAATGGGATTGGAATGTGGGGGGTGGGATCTGATCCATGGATgttcctgggaatgggattgggaatgtgaGCGAGCAGGATCTGATCcatgtttttccctggaaacagctggaatgggattgggaatgggattgggaatgtgggGGAGGGGGTCTGATCCATGGATATTCCTGGAAatggctggagagggactgggaatgtTGGGGTGGGATCAGATCCATGGAtgtccctgggaatgggattgggaatgttgggaaggGGGGTCTGAtccatgtttttttctgggaatagctggaatgggattgggaatggagGGGGAGACAGGAACTGATCCATGGATattcctgggaatgggattgggaatgggaggagaggggatCTGATCCATGGATATTCCTGGGAATAGCTGGAATTGCATTGGAAATGGGGGAGAGGCAGGATCTGATcatgtttttccctggaaatggctggaatgggactgggaatgttgggagaggGGGATCTGATCCATGGATGTCCccgggaatgggattgggaatgggggggaGGCAGGAACTGATCCATGGAtattcctgggaatggctggaatgggattgggaatgttgGGGGTGGGATCTGATGGAATGTGGGGGGAGGGGGATCTGATCcatgttttttcctggaatgcTGGAACGGGATAAGGAATTTTAGTGGATCTGATCCATGTCCCGCTTCCTTGGGAATGCCGGGAGGGACCCCGTGAATTCCAGCAGCGCCTCCCAGGGATTCTTCTCCGTCGTCCATCTCCGTGCTCtgattcccattcccaggaagCGCCGGAATTCGGGATTCCCGGTCCAGGGGAGAGAGCCGTGTCCTTCCCAGGCCTGAATTCCCGACAACTCCGCTCACCCTCATCCCACCTTCCACCGGGAACGGGAATCGCGGGAACGGGAATTGCGGATCCCAACCGatcccagctgggaattccatgggacCTGCTCCTCTCCCCGCCGGGATCTCCCCCATCCCGTAAATCCGCTTTCCCCGGATCAGACCATCCCTCCCCTTATGGAATTCCAGCCGGGAAAAGCCGgattcctctccctcctgctggTGGCCGCCCTGAGCCGCCAATCCCTGGAGAAATCCCTTCCGTTGGCCGAGCGGGAGCAGGAGGATTCCCGGAAAGCCCGGGGTTGATCCGCTGCGGGGAATACAGCAACCAGGTCCTTCCCAACGGGCGCTGCCGGATCGTGGCCACGCTGCCGCAGGGCGACGAGCGGCGCTGCCCGGACCTGTTCCGCTGCACCGACGAGGTCTCCTTCTGGCTCCACGAGAACGAGGAGCGCAAGCAGCAGATCCTGGAGCTGCGGGAGCTGATCTCCGAGctccaggaggagctgaggaacCACCGGCACCGCATCAAAGCCCTGGAGAGCCAGGTGGAAGCGGGGTTTTTCCCCAGGTTTTTCCCGTGGGTTTTTACGGCTATGGGAACTCGGCAGGGTTGGGGTTTGGTTGGAGAGGATTCCGGGGAAAATTGCCTCAAAATCGATCCCAGATCCTTGAGTTTTGTCCATGGGATCTCCTCCAGCtttggaaaggctgtggatccatcccattcccaaagCCCTGGAGAGCCAGGTGAAAGTGGTTTCCTCCATGGgtttttccagctcctggaatTCAGCAGGGTTGGGATTTGGTTTGGGAGAATTCTGGGGATAATTTCCCCAAAATCGATCCCAGATCCTTGAGGTTTGTCCATGGAATCTCCTCCAGCtttggaaaggctgtggatCCATCCCGTTCCCAAGGCCCTGGAGATCCAGGTGAAAGTGGtgtttttcccaggtttttccaTGGGTTTTGCCAGCTCCGGGAATTTGGCAGGGTCAGGGCTCAGATCAGGATCATTCCAGGgaaaatttcctcaaaatcaATCCCGAATTGTTGAGTTTTGTCCATGAATCTCCTCCAGCTTTGGAAAGACTGTGGATCCATGCCGTTCCCAAAGCCCTGGAGATCCAGCtaaaagtgggttttttccatGGGTTTTGCCAGCTCCGGGAATTTGGCAGGGTCAGGGCTCAGATCAGGATCATTCCAGGgaaaatttcctcaaaatcaATCCCGAATTGTCTGAGGTTTATCCATGGAATCTCCTCCAGCTTTGGAAAGACTGTGGATCAGTCCCATTCCCACAGCCCTGGAGATCCAGATAAAAATGTCCATGgtttttccagctcctggaatTCGGCAGGGTTGGGATTTGGTTGGAGAGAATTCTGGGGATAATTTCCTCAAAATCAATCCAGATCTTTGAGTTTTGTCCATGGGATCTCCTCCACCTTTGGAAGGGCTGTGGATCCATCCCGTTCCCAAAGCTCTGGAGAGCCAGCTAAAAATGTCCATGGGAGTTTTTTCCATGGgtttttccagctcctggaatTTGGCAGGGTCAGGGCTCAGATCAGGAACATTCCAGGGAAAATTTCCTCCAAATCAATCCCGAATCCTTGAGGTTTATCCATGGAATCTCCTCCAGCTTTGGAAGGGCTGTGGATCAGTCCCGTTCCCAAAGCCCTGGAGATCCAGCTAAAAGGGTTTTTCTCCGTGGGTTTTTCTGGCTCCGGGAATTCGGCAGGGTTGGGATTTGGTTGGAGAGAATTCCGGGGAAAATTGCCTCAAAATCAATCCCAAATCCTTGAGGTTTGTCCGTGGAATCTCCTCCACCTTTGGAAGGGCTGTGGATCCATCCCGTTCCCAAAGCCCTGGAGATCCAGGTGAAAGTGTCCATGGTAGTTTTTTCCATGGgtttttccagctcctggaatTCAGCAGGGTTGGGATTTGGTTTGAAAGAATTCCAGGGATAATTTCCTCAAAATCAATCCCGAATCCTTGAGCCTCCAGGGGCTccgggagagctgggatttgggaaagggccgcagggccaggagccagggaatggcttcccactgggaaaggggagctggggctgggagcttgggaaggaattcccagagaatccctGGGAACGTGCCGGgaaaggctggagcagcctgggatcgggattggaatgggatgggatttaaaatccctggatcccatcccaaaccattccgggATTCTGGGATCAAGGACACTcaggatccatcccgagggatttttatggaatttggggatggaaaagggaagggagacccttcctggaattgggaattcccagtGAAGCCCCTGGATCCCGAAATCCCTTCCCAGCGAGGAgttgggatggggctggatccaatccaggagagctggggagagATTTGGGAAAAGGGTCCGGAATGCCgggacagggaacagctcccactgccccagggttgggattttgggatcttgggatcttgggattttgggattttgggattttgggatcttgggaaggaattcccggCCAGGCtgaaattcccagagaatccctGGGAGCACCCATGGAGAGGCTGGAGCACTCCCATGGAACGGAACGAGCCGGAATATCccaaaaacaacaggaaaagattcccacattcccaaccTACCCCTCCCTCGGTGGAATCCCGGGAATATCCAAACCCCCGATGCCGCGGGATGAGAATTCCATGAGACGACATTCCGGAATCTTCCACCCCACCCACCTCCCGCCATTCCCAACCCcgtttttccctggaatttttgttttcccggctggcagcaggaggaggaggaggcggctcAGAACCAGAGCCTTCTCCAGagggtgcaggagctggagcagcattCCCGGGAATCCAGCACGCTCCAGCACATCCAGGCCACGCTGCTCTACGACATCCAGGCCCAGATCAACAACATCTCCGCCCTGGCCGACTGGGCCTGGAGGAATCCCAGCTGCCTCCATCCCGCCGAGATCCGCCTCCAGGAGGATCCGCGGAATCCAGGTGAcgggaatttaaaaaaaaaccaccaaaatctCTGGAATTCCGGCCGGGAATTACAAAAATTCCCTCTAAAATCCCCCACGTTCCGTCACGGTTCCGTGTGTTTTTCCAGGTTTTGTGGGTGAGGGAGAGGTTCTGGAGTTTGGTTAAATCCAGGGAATGTTTtgattcccaaaaaaaaaaaaaaaaaaattcctggaaaaatccatggggatttggggtttttatggtGAGAATTCCAATTTTGATGTGTTGGAagttgaggatttttttggatttctctgtttttagtggttattctttgtttttttggtgagtttttgggttcttttcccctagaataatttgggatttttccctggaaaaattTATGGCATGGAATTAAAGCTTTGgtgaaagaaaactttttatttttattttatttttatttttaattttaatttttattttttattctattttttatttttatttttatttttatttttatttttatttttatttttattttttatttttattttttatttttatttttattttcaattttatttttatatttatttattatatttattatatttattatatttattatatttattatatttattatatttattatatttttagtatttttaatatatttttatatttttaatattttatcatgggggtttttttcccagtgtttagttcttttccctggaataatttgggatttttccctcaaaaaattCATGGCATAGAATTAAAGCTTtggtaaaaagaaaactttttattttttattttttatttatttttatttttatttttatttttatttttatttttatttttatttttatttttatttttatttttatttttatttttatttttatttttatttttattctttatttattttttattttattgttattttttatttttattttattttatattttattatttattttattttattttattttattttattttattttattttattttattttattttattttattttaatttattttaatttattttattttattttattttattttattttattttattttattttattttattaatttatttttatttatttgtatttatttatattttatttcatttttttattccctgGAATAATTCAGGATTCTCCCTGGAATAATTCTCAATTTTCCCCGGAATAATCCCAGAGCCCCTTCAAACTCcggaaaaattccagaaacattccccTATGGAATttaatcccaaaaaatctccaaatcCAGGGATTCTTTTTACTTTCCCCCCgctttttccagattttttccaTTGTAACCGTGGctcttcccattcccattcccattcccattcccattcccattcccattcccattcccattcccattcccattcccagaaatGAAACACAGCCGGAATTGTCCCATCGACTGCGCTTCCGTCTATTCCAACGGGCTCCGGAGATCCGGGATTTACAGCATCCTGCCCTCGGTCCGCGGGGTTCCCATCGAGGTCCTCTGCGAGATGGACACCGAAGGTCCGGAATTCCCCAGGGATTTTGGGTCCCGCGGGAGGTTTGGCCCTGGGATGGTTCCTCAGGGAATGGGGACGTTCCCGAGGCCGCCGGAGATCCCGGGAGGGTTTGGAAAACGGGAATGTCTGGGAATTCCGGGGTGTTGGAGCGATGATCCTGCTGGGTCTCACCCAGCTCCGGTGATTTTAGTTCAAAGCagaggtggaattttgggaatcctaaatcctggaatggtttgggttgggagggattCCCAATCCCGACACATTCCAATATCCCAGGGAGATTCATCCCagggattctctgggaattccttcccaagctcccagccccagctcccctttcccagtggaagccattccctggctcctggccctgcggccctttcccaaatcccagctctcccggAGCCCCTGGAGCCCCGGGAAGCGGCTCCCAGGATTCCCGGGATCCTTCCCTGATCCGGCTGCACATTCCcggctctcccagcctgggattggatccagccCCACCCCAACTCCTCCTggagaaggaattttgggaattccctgggaaccTCAGCACTCCAGGAAGggtctcccttcccttttccatccctgaattccataaaaatccctcaGGATGGATCCTGAGTGTCTTCAATCCCGGAATCCCCAACACTTCCCAACATCCCAGGTtcctccaagtcccatccagcctttcctgggatgctcccagggattctctgggaattccttcccaagctcccagccccagctcccctttcccggtgggaagccattccctggctcccatccttccttcctttatcccaaatcccagctctcctggacaattccagggaatttGAATTTCGGATCCTTCCCTGAAGGCCCTCTCTGGATTTCCCCTGGATATTCCCTGGATATTACCTGGATTTCCCATGGGTTTTCCCTGGacattccctggattttccctggattttccctggatattccctggattttccctggattttccctggattttccctggattttccctggaCTTTCCGtggattttccctggattttccctggatATTACCTGGATTTCCCATGGGTTTTCCCcggattttccctggattttccctggattttccctggatattccctggattttccctggattttccctggattttccctggattttccctggattttccctggattttccctggattttctcTGGATATTCCCTGGATATTCCCTGGACATTCCCTGGacattccctggattttccctggaCTTTCCCTGGATATTCCCTGGacattccctggattttccctggaCATTCCCTGGactttccctggattttccctggatttcccctggattttccctggatATTCCCTGGATATTCCCTGGATATTCCCTGGATTTCCCCTGGATATTCCCTGGATATTCCCTGGATTTCCCCTGGATATTCCCTGGATATTCCCTGGatattccctggattttccctggattttccctggatATTCCCTGGATATTCCCTGGGTATTCCCTGGATTTCTCCCGGCAGGAGGGGGCTGGACCGTCATCCAGAGGCGCCAGGACGGATCCGTGGATTTCAACCGGACCTGGAATGAGTACAAGGAAGGATTCGGGGATCTCCACGGGGAATTCTGGCTGGGCAATGACAACATCCACAGGATGACGAGCCAAGGGGATTATTCCCTACGGATCGACCTGGAAGACTGGAATAACAAACACAAACACGCCTTCTACCAGGTCTTCAGGTAAATCCCGGGATAATTCCCGGGATTCCAAACCCCGGGAGGCCCTCGGGAGATGGAAATTCTGCCCGGAGGGGtttccaggctgagctcagcctctccttccctttcccttaatatattttatttaatttaatttttttatttttttaaattaatttaatttaatttaatttaatttaatttaatcttattttattttattttatcttattttatcttattttatcttattttattttattgtattttattttattttattttattttattttattttattttattttattttattttatttatttcatttaatttcatttttatctcattttattttattttattttattttattttattttattttattttattttattttgttttatattactatattttatttcatcccGAATTTAAAGTTGGATGCGAGTTCGGGAATGAGCGGCGTCATCCGGCCGtgcccaaattcccaatccatGGGAAAAGTTGGGATCCAGCAGATGATCCCGGGCTTCTCCCGGGTTTTTCGGCTCCGATGGTTGAGCTCCGTGTTGGAAATCCAAGgatttccagggattttccctGGGACGGGAATCCCGATTTTTCCCAGCTGGGATTTTGGTCCTCTCCGCTCTTTGATTCCTGGGAATCCTTTGGaacctccagcccttcccctcttcccgggttttgtttttccaaccCCGTCGGCCGCATCCTGGATTATTCCGGAGTGAGCTGGAGGGTCGGGATTGTCCCAGGGGATCCCCATCCCCGTTTCTCCTGGAAGTGCTCGTGGATCCAAAAATCCTGGAACGTTTTGGGTGGGGAGGGAcctcaaatcccatcccagggacacctcccaccatcccagggtgatccaaACTTTCCTGGGATTGATCCCagggattctctgggaattccttcccgagctcccagccccagctcccctttcccagtgggaagccattccctggctcctggccctgcaatataattattaattatatattacaattacaattattaattttataaataattacCACGATGGAATTATAAATACACTcatacaataataataataataacaataacaataacaataacaataataataataataacaacaacaataataataataataataataataaataaaattaaaaataattgataGTTAATAAATAACAGTTAATAATTCAtaattagtaattaatagtTAATTATACATATTTAATAATACATAGTTAATAATACATAATTACTAATACCTAATTCATACTCAATACTTAATAATTAATACTTAATACTTAATAATGGATAATGGATAATGGATAATGAATAATGaataatgaataattaataGTTAATAGTTAATAGTTAATAATAATATAGTAATTATTCCACTATCTATCAATGAATTTccattgggatttttcccacGCCTCCCACATTCCTCCGCCGCCCTTTCCCACTCATCCcgaaatccccaaattcccgacCACACCCATCCCCaaaccttcctcttcctccctgactcTCCCAGGCCAACCAATCCCaacaaaattcccagaaaattcccaggaaatccccagaaaattcccaggaaattcccagaaaatccccagaaaatccccaggtaattcccagaaaatccacagaaaattcccaagaaattcccATGAAATCCCCataaaattcccagaaattccccagaaaaatccctagaaaattcccataaaattcccacaaaatccccataaaatccccataaaattcccataaaatccccaTAAAATTCCCAGGAAGTCCCCATAAAATCCCCATAAAACTGCCACAAAATCCTCATGgaattcccataaaattcccataaaattcccataaaacccccacaaaatccccacaaaatccccataaaatccccataaaattcccaaaaaatccccataaaattcccataaaattcccataaaatccccagaaaattgccaggaaattcccaggaaattctcagaaaattcccagaaaattcccagaaaatccctataaaattcccataaaattcccatgAAATCCCCATAAAATCCCCATAAAATCCCCataaaattcccacaaaatccccacaaaatccccacgaaattcccataaaatccccaTAAAATTCCCAGGAAGCCCTCATAAAATCCCCATAAAACCACCACAAAATCCCCATGGAATTCCCATGAAATCCCCATAAAATCCCCataaaattcccagaaaatccccacaaaatcccctcaaaatccccacaaaatccacataaaattcccataaaatccccataaaattcccataaaatccccacaaaatccccacaaaatccccatgaaattcccataaaatccccagaaaattctggaattttccccCGCGCAGCATCGAGGATGAGGAGAACCTGTACCGGCTGCACGTGGACGGCTTCAGCGGCACGGTGGAGGATTCCTTCGCCTGGTACCACGACAAGCGGAGCTTCAGCACTCCGGATTCCGGGAATATCTGTGCCGAGATCTCCCACGGGGGCTGGTGGTACCACCAGTGCTTCTTCTCCAACCTCAACGGGGTTTACTACAAGGTAGGACCCGGGGGAAAATTCCGGAAGGGAAAATTCCGGAATCTTCTTCCCGCCTGGGATCcagagggatgggaaaagggaaaatgttgTGCTTGGGAATCGTGGAAATGTTGAGGTTGGAATTGTTCTCCCAGGGTGGATTCCGGTGTTTTTGGTCCTCCCGGATCCGCAGGGATTTAAATCCCTCCCGGAATGGGGGCTCCACCGCGGCTGGAAAACCCTTTCCATGCGGGAATTCTATCCCATAAATCTCCAGGCCGTTCCctctcatcccatccctcattCCCTGGGAGATCATTCCCGATTCCCGCCCCATTTCTCCGGAGCGGGAATAAGAGGATCGCCGGAGCGATCTGGCTTTTCCCGAGATCCCTCtgctggaattccatggaaaccTCTGGAATGGGCGGCTCGGCCGCCAAAaattccagcaccagagggactttagggaaaaaaactcggGATTTCTGGGTGATTATCCCGAAATTCTCCGCTCCCAGATTTCCGAGGGGTGGTTTTCCCCCGTGATCCCATCCCAAAGATTCTTCCAAGgtttcctcctttctctgcttcccAGGGCGGCCGGTATTCCATCAAAAACCGGCGGATGCTGGGCCCGGATGGGATCGTGTGGTATTCCTGGAAGGACACGGACTATTATTCCCTACGGAAGGTGGTCATGATGATCCGGCCGCGCTCGTTCCGGCCCCGCCTCTCCCCGTGATCCCGGGATATTCTCATCCCGCGTCCCCTGCGGAACGTTGGGAACGGAGCGCCGGGAAAGGGGTTCTGGAGGGATTTGGTGGGAATAGATCCAGCCGGGATCCAACGATCCCAGTCCTCCCATCTGGGAGATCTCCCGGGAATGTGGAGGCGATTCCTGGGAAGAGCGTTCCCAAGACTAAATCCGGTtattgggatgttgggaatcACCTCCGAGCCGATCCATGCGGAATTCCGCCGCCTCCAAGCCGATGGAATTTCCCATGGGAAGCAACGGCAGCGATCCTGGGGGAGTTTTTCCACGTGGGATTCGATGGAGCGCTGCTTTTATTCCCGAGGATTTGCGTCCCGCTTCCGAAGATCCCGAAGATCCGCGACGGCGGGATCGGCTCTGGGAGGAGCCGCGAGATCCCAGGCGCGTTCCCGGGGATGGAATCCAGGGAAAATGAGGACGGACGGTGCTCCACACCTGAACATCAAACTCtaggaataaaaatattccaaaggaaaagattccaaagaaaaaaaaaacaactgggaatttttattttattaattttatttaattttatttaattttatttaattttatttaattttattttatgttatgttatgttatgttattttattttatttaaatttattttattttatattactatattttatttttatgttattttattttatgttatttcatttaatttcatttaattttactttattttattttactttatttattttatttaatttaatttcatttcatttcatttcatttttatctcattttatattatattattttattttatttcacttaatCTAATTTCactttaatttatttactttaattcattttatttaatttattttatttcacttaattttttttcctttcttttcatttattttattttatttcaattcatTTTATACcattttacttaattttattttattttatttaaattt is part of the Poecile atricapillus isolate bPoeAtr1 chromosome 3, bPoeAtr1.hap1, whole genome shotgun sequence genome and encodes:
- the LOC131577588 gene encoding LOW QUALITY PROTEIN: angiopoietin-related protein 7-like (The sequence of the model RefSeq protein was modified relative to this genomic sequence to represent the inferred CDS: inserted 1 base in 1 codon) produces the protein MEFQPGKAGFLSLLLVAALSRQSLEKSLPLAEREQEDXPESPGLIRCGEYSNQVLPNGRCRIVATLPQGDERRCPDLFRCTDEVSFWLHENEERKQQILELRELISELQEELRNHRHRIKALESQEEEEAAQNQSLLQRVQELEQHSRESSTLQHIQATLLYDIQAQINNISALADWAWRNPSCLHPAEIRLQEDPRNPEMKHSRNCPIDCASVYSNGLRRSGIYSILPSVRGVPIEVLCEMDTEGGGWTVIQRRQDGSVDFNRTWNEYKEGFGDLHGEFWLGNDNIHRMTSQGDYSLRIDLEDWNNKHKHAFYQVFSIEDEENLYRLHVDGFSGTVEDSFAWYHDKRSFSTPDSGNICAEISHGGWWYHQCFFSNLNGVYYKGGRYSIKNRRMLGPDGIVWYSWKDTDYYSLRKVVMMIRPRSFRPRLSP